The genomic interval CTCCTGCTTTAATTGCTCTACGATCTCACGTACCCATTGGATGCGGACATCGGATTTTATTTCAACTGAACCTATTGCAGTTGGCACAACAAAAACCATCGTACCCTCAGCAAATTTCTTGTCATGCATCATTGCTTCCATAATCTTATCTACGTCCAAATGCTCAGGGAGCCGCACTGGCAGTCCTGCTTTCGCAAGAACGCGCTTCGTTATGGTATATACCTCTTCTGGAGCACCATATCGCATACCCAGCTTAGCCGAGCCTACCATCCCGATGGAAATGGCTTCCCCATGGAGCAGCTCCCCATATCCAGCTACCGCTTCTAGGGCATGGCCAATCGTATGACCCAGATTCAAGATCGCTCTCAAATCGTTTTCGCGCTCATCCTTCGATACGACTGCCGCCTTCACGCTGCAGCCTTTATACAAAGCATAACCAAGTGCTTCCGCATCAAGAGCGCGCAGTTTCTCCGCATTCTCTTCACACCATGCGACAAAGGATTCATCCCAAATTAGTCCGTGCTTGATCACTTCTGACAAACCAGCGCTTACTTCTCTTGGAGGAAGGGTTTGCAGCGTGTTCAGATCATACAGGACAAGCTCAGGCTGATGAAAAGCACCGATAATATTTTTGGCAAGCGGATGATTGACGGCAACTTTGCCGCCCACACTGCTGTCATGCGCCAATATTGTCGTTGGAACCTGTACGAATTTGATGCCTCTCATATATGAAGCGGCAACAAATCCAGCAAGATCTCCAACAACACCGCCACCAAGTGCAACGATAGCAGACTTGCGGTCGAGACCTTCCTCCAAAGCTTTAGCGACAAGCTTTTCGAGCATAGCTAGCGACTTTGAGCTTTCTCCAGCTGGAACAACGACGCTTGCCGTTTTAAAACCTGCGCCAGTAAGCTCAGACTCAAGCGTTTGCAAATGAATGTCTGCAATGTTCGAGTCAGTAATGATGAGCAGCGGCGATTTTTGGCTAATGCCATGCTTGATAAAATAAGAGGATGCCTCCTTCAAGAGGCCTTCCCCGATATAGATAGGATAAGAGCGATCACCAAGTTCAACTGTAAGCTCACGCATTTTTAATACCGCCCTAGCTGTTCAAGATAATTGTTCAAGTTGGTGCGAATTTCCTCAATGGAATCGCCGCCGAATTTTTCAAGGAATGCTTTGGCAACTTCCCATGCAACGACATGCTCCATAACGACGCTTGCCGCTGGGACTGCACAGCTGTCCGAGCGCTCTACTTGAGCCGTAAACGGTTCTTTAGTATCAATATCCACACTGCGAAGCGGCTTGTATAGCGTCGGAATCGGTTTCATTACACCGCGTACGACGATTTGCTCCCCGTTCGTCATGCCGCCCTCGAAGCCGCCAAGACGATTCGTTGCTCGATGATAGCCGCGCTCTGCATCATACATAATCTCATCGTGTACTTGCGAGCCGCGAAGCTTGGCTGCTTCGAAGCCAATCCCAATCTCACAGCCTTTGAATGCATTGATCGATACGACCGCTTGCGCGATACGTCCATCGAGCTTGCGATCCCACTGCACGTGGCTTCCTAGACCAATTGGCACGCCTTCGATAATACATTCCACGATACCGCCGATCGAATCGCCTTCTGCTTTAATTTGATCGATATAATCAGTCATCTTTTGTTCGGTTTCTTTGTCAACGACACGAACCGAGGATTCCTCCGTCAAACGGATCAACTCATCCACGGATAGTTGATTAGCTGGTGCTTCGATTTCACCGATGCGAATAACTTGTCCAGCTACTTTAATCCCGAATTCCGCGAGGAATTGACGAGCTACCGCCCCTACAGCTACACGTGCTGCAGTTTCACGAGCACTAGAGCGCTCAAGCACATTGCGCAAATCCTTCAAATCATATTTAAGTCCGCCATTCAAATCCGCATGACCAGGGCGCGGACGATGAACGCGGCGCTTATCTTCATCGCTGCCTTCAATCGGTTCAATATTCATAACGGAAGTCCAGTGCTTCCAATCGTTGTTTGCAACGATCAGCGCTACAGGAGCACCAGTCGTTTTGCCGTGGCGTACGCCCCCAACGATGTTTGCTGTATCCTTCTCGATTTGCATCCGGCGTCCACGACCATGACCCTTCTGACGACGGTGCAGCTGGAAATTCAGTTCCTCAAAATCAATTTTCAAATTGCTTGGCAATCCTTCAATAATCGCGGTTAATTGGGGACCGTGTGTTTCCCCTGCGGTCAAATATCTTAAAGTCAACTAAAGCTCCTCCTCAAGTGTAAACGACTAACACAGTCCATTGACGGCACAAGCTCGTTTCGCGATGAAATTTTAGCGATTTTATAAGTACATCACTTATAAAATTATAAATTTTCAAAACAGCTTTCAAGCGCCTGCTATGCTTTACAGCACTAAACATCTTTGCTCATTATAGTACACAGTTACAGGTTTGACAAGAATTTGGACACCTTGAAAGCCGCTGTAACCGTATAAAAAAAGGGCTGGTGGAACTGTCATCTAAAATGACAAATCCGCCAGCCCGGGCAGCGTGCAGTTAATTTGCTGTTAACCGATCTTTTCTAAGTATCGTCGTGCCTTCACTCGTCAGCAATGGATCATCAACAAGTCTTGTCATTTGTCCACTGTCCACTCCGATAATTTGCGCACATTCCTGAATAGAAATAAAACCACGCCTATAGGCAGCTATAACCTTACGTTTATCCATCGGTTGCTTCATCCTCCAAGTTTATTACATACTAACTAGTATAGGAGAAGATGGAAAACGGTATACATGCCGCTTATACCCGGCGATAAAAGAATGTATCTGCGGTCTCAAATCCGTATTGCGCAGGGGAAAAAATTTGTTCCGTACTGCCTACAAACAGCAGTCCGCCCGGTTTAAGTGCATTAGAAAATTTATGATACAATAAGTGCTTTGCTTCTTCTGTAAAATAAATCATTACGTTTCGGCAAACAATTAAATCAAATGATCCATCAAACGTATCATGGAGCAGATTTTGCTGCTTGAATTGAATAAATTGCTTCAGGGAGTCTGAAATCAAATACGCTCCCTCTGCCTGCTTAAAATATTTTTGCCGGCAAACCTGCGGAACATCGCGCAGCGATCGCTCTAAATAACTGCCTTCCATTGCCTTTTGCAGCACATTTGAATCGAGATCAGTTGCAAGTAGCGAGGAACGCTGCAAGGCGCTGAGCTCCGATAAAATCATAGCGAGCGTGTATGGCTCCTCGCCTGTTGAGCATGCCGCACTCCAAACCTTTAGACGATTAGAAGCAGCAAGCATCTCGGGGAAAAAGCGCTTTTGCAAAACTTCCCAGCGGGAAGGATTTCTCCAAAACTCAGAAACATTAATCGTCATACGGTCCAAAAACTCATTTAGCATCGTCCGATTTTGCTCAATCGCCTTCCAATACTCATCGAACGTTTGATAGCCGTGCTTCATTCGTAATGTAGTCAGCCTGCGTTTCATTTGAGCTTCTTTGTACTGCGACAAATCAATGTCGGTCTTTTGCTTTATTCGAGCAATAAACTGTGCAAAATCACGATCTTCAAGCATAGGCTCCTCCATCGCTTGTGGGCGAAATATTAAATCCACCGTTGAATTGTATGCTCATATTGCACCAGCTCCGCTGGCGTGAAGTAAATGCCGATCTCTTTTTCCGCATTAGCTGCCGAATCCGAGCCATGAATAAGATTGAAATTCGTATGTACAGCAAAATCAGAACGGATAGTGCCGGGATGAGCATCTAGTGCATCCGTTTTGCCAATAAGGGCACGCGTCAATGCAATGACATTGTCACCTTGCCATACCATCGCAAATACAGGACCTGACGTTATGAATTCGAGCAATGGCTCATAAAAAACTTTGCCTTTGTGCTCCTCATAATGCCGCTCGGCAAGCTCATGGCTCAAAACCATAAACTTGGCTGCTGCAAGCTGCAATCCCTTTTTTTCAAATCTCGAAACGATTTCGCCAATTAATCCGCGCTGAACGCCATCAGGTTTAATCATCAGAAAAGTTCTTTCCATCCCCAACCATTCCTTTCTATTTTGCACGATTAATAATTACGTTTACCAAACAAAATCGCAATATCGCTCAAGTTCTTCTTCGCTGTGACGTTCGGCAATCCCTCTAATGCTTTGAGAGCTTTTTTAATATATCGGTTTGCAAGCTGATCTGCTTGATCTCCGCCATCGCTCTTGCGAATCATTTCGATGGCTCGTCCAGCATCTCGTTTCCCGCCTTGCTCCCTGATTAAAGCAATTTCCTTTAACAAAGGATCGCGGGTTTTGGGGTCCTGCAATGCAAGGAGAACCGGCAATGTAATATTTCCTTGACGCATATCTGAGCCTGAAGGTT from Paenibacillus sp. FSL K6-3182 carries:
- the aroB gene encoding 3-dehydroquinate synthase is translated as MRELTVELGDRSYPIYIGEGLLKEASSYFIKHGISQKSPLLIITDSNIADIHLQTLESELTGAGFKTASVVVPAGESSKSLAMLEKLVAKALEEGLDRKSAIVALGGGVVGDLAGFVAASYMRGIKFVQVPTTILAHDSSVGGKVAVNHPLAKNIIGAFHQPELVLYDLNTLQTLPPREVSAGLSEVIKHGLIWDESFVAWCEENAEKLRALDAEALGYALYKGCSVKAAVVSKDERENDLRAILNLGHTIGHALEAVAGYGELLHGEAISIGMVGSAKLGMRYGAPEEVYTITKRVLAKAGLPVRLPEHLDVDKIMEAMMHDKKFAEGTMVFVVPTAIGSVEIKSDVRIQWVREIVEQLKQEVQQ
- the aroC gene encoding chorismate synthase, encoding MTLRYLTAGETHGPQLTAIIEGLPSNLKIDFEELNFQLHRRQKGHGRGRRMQIEKDTANIVGGVRHGKTTGAPVALIVANNDWKHWTSVMNIEPIEGSDEDKRRVHRPRPGHADLNGGLKYDLKDLRNVLERSSARETAARVAVGAVARQFLAEFGIKVAGQVIRIGEIEAPANQLSVDELIRLTEESSVRVVDKETEQKMTDYIDQIKAEGDSIGGIVECIIEGVPIGLGSHVQWDRKLDGRIAQAVVSINAFKGCEIGIGFEAAKLRGSQVHDEIMYDAERGYHRATNRLGGFEGGMTNGEQIVVRGVMKPIPTLYKPLRSVDIDTKEPFTAQVERSDSCAVPAASVVMEHVVAWEVAKAFLEKFGGDSIEEIRTNLNNYLEQLGRY
- a CDS encoding protein-glutamate O-methyltransferase CheR, producing the protein MLEDRDFAQFIARIKQKTDIDLSQYKEAQMKRRLTTLRMKHGYQTFDEYWKAIEQNRTMLNEFLDRMTINVSEFWRNPSRWEVLQKRFFPEMLAASNRLKVWSAACSTGEEPYTLAMILSELSALQRSSLLATDLDSNVLQKAMEGSYLERSLRDVPQVCRQKYFKQAEGAYLISDSLKQFIQFKQQNLLHDTFDGSFDLIVCRNVMIYFTEEAKHLLYHKFSNALKPGGLLFVGSTEQIFSPAQYGFETADTFFYRRV
- the ndk gene encoding nucleoside-diphosphate kinase — its product is MERTFLMIKPDGVQRGLIGEIVSRFEKKGLQLAAAKFMVLSHELAERHYEEHKGKVFYEPLLEFITSGPVFAMVWQGDNVIALTRALIGKTDALDAHPGTIRSDFAVHTNFNLIHGSDSAANAEKEIGIYFTPAELVQYEHTIQRWI